TATTCATTATTTTCTCCTTTTTTTTGATTTAACAGCTAACAAAACCAACAAAATAATATCTATTAATTGTTCCCCATCCCCTGATTGGCAACATAAAAAAAACAAAGAATTAATTGTTAGTATTGTTCGTTTTGTTCGTTGCTAATTTCTCCTTTTAATGCTTTTCAAGATCGCATACTTGGCGAGCGGGGGACCGAAAAGTTCATTGAAGAAAACCGACATCAACACGATATTGATCATTTTATCGATTTCCAAGTGAATAGCTGCTGAAGCCTGCTCGATTATGGGAGATGCCTGCACAAAAAGAACCAGTCCGATCGCAACTCCGGCTTGTGGTAATAATCCTAATCCGAGATATTTTTTTACATTTTCAGAAGCTTTCAAGGAAGTTGCTGAAAAATAGATACCGAAGTATTTTCCAAATGCGCGGAGGATAATAAAAGTTAATCCCGCGATCAGAACGGTGCTGTCTTTAAAAATGGAAAGACTTAATTCTGCTCCGGCAACCGCGAAAAAGATTGCATACAAGGGTGGAGTCAAAGGTTGAAGCGAGGACAAGATCTTGATGTTTTTTTTACTCAAATTAATGATCAGCATGCCGGCGGTCATATTGGTGATCAAGGGAGAAAGTTCCAGACTGATGGAGATCGAGGTTGTCAAAAATAAAATACCGAGTGTTATGATCTTGATCTCATTGATATTTCTCTTTTTTGAAGATGCAAAATGGATCAGGAAACCTCCGATGATCCCGATTATGAGCGAATAAAAAATTTCCAGAAAAGCATGAATGATCGAAATCCCGAAATTTACATTTACCTCTCCAATAATAGAAGTTGATAAAGCAAATGCAATTGAAAATAAGATTACGGTTCCGGCGTCATCAAGAGCGACTATCCCATAAAGATAATCGACAAATTCACCTTTAACTTTCAATTTCTCTACTATGACAACAGTAGCAGCAGGAGCGGTTGCAGCTCCGATCGCTCCGAGAAGAAAGGAAACATAAACAGGTAGATTTAATAAGATCAAACCTGCAGAGACAAGAGCGAAAGTGAGAAACATTTGAGAGACTGTCAATAAGATCACTTTTTTCCCATAGATTCGTAATTTGTAAAAGGAGAATTCTCCGCCAATTATCATGGCAATGAAAGATAATGTTATTTCCGAAACAATGTTCAGCATGTGCATATTTTCGTGTCGAATAAATTTTAATCCGGAACTGCCAATTAAAATTCCAGCAAAAATATAACCTGTGATCGCAGGTAATTTTGCTTTCTCTGCTAACTGTCCGAACAAATACCCGACAATCAGCAATAAACCTGCACTGAATACAATATGATGGACGAAGCTTTCTCTGATTATTTCCACAATGTTCAACATCTCATTTCCTTTTTAAAGACTAAATAAATTGAAAGATTGATTGTCATTTTAAGGTTATCTCTTTCTGAAAGAGTTAGTTTCTGTTTAAGAATCCCTTTATAAGGTAAATTTCTTCGAAAGAAATGTAATCCCGAAAACCTTCGGGACTCATAATGACAGAATAAGCAAAATGATTAATTCTTAAATTATATGAGTTCAATTTTCCAAAAGATACTTCCTGACTAATTCCGGATCCTTGTA
This portion of the Candidatus Cloacimonadota bacterium genome encodes:
- a CDS encoding cation:proton antiporter, whose amino-acid sequence is MLNIVEIIRESFVHHIVFSAGLLLIVGYLFGQLAEKAKLPAITGYIFAGILIGSSGLKFIRHENMHMLNIVSEITLSFIAMIIGGEFSFYKLRIYGKKVILLTVSQMFLTFALVSAGLILLNLPVYVSFLLGAIGAATAPAATVVIVEKLKVKGEFVDYLYGIVALDDAGTVILFSIAFALSTSIIGEVNVNFGISIIHAFLEIFYSLIIGIIGGFLIHFASSKKRNINEIKIITLGILFLTTSISISLELSPLITNMTAGMLIINLSKKNIKILSSLQPLTPPLYAIFFAVAGAELSLSIFKDSTVLIAGLTFIILRAFGKYFGIYFSATSLKASENVKKYLGLGLLPQAGVAIGLVLFVQASPIIEQASAAIHLEIDKMINIVLMSVFFNELFGPPLAKYAILKSIKRRN